The Benincasa hispida cultivar B227 chromosome 9, ASM972705v1, whole genome shotgun sequence genome has a segment encoding these proteins:
- the LOC120086562 gene encoding uncharacterized protein LOC120086562: MLDFLHFLGLEVSLSFASYSLSQVKYALNLLLRSSITDFATAPTLVNPNVCLTLFDGIPLEDTSLYCHLVGSLIYLTITRPDIAYVVHIVSQFMAALRTIHFTAVLCILRYVKELLWLRWLLADIGVPQSSATILHCDNRSAIQIAHNDVFQERTKHIENDCHFVCHHLLSETLMLRSISTAEQPTDILTKALPPEIEDGNVEEIDHDEKEKDFEVDGQEIEVQEQEVEEEILIEEEEELE; the protein is encoded by the exons atgcttgatttccttcactttCTTGGCCTTGAAGTATCATTGAGCTTTGCTAGCTATTCATTGTCTCAAGTAAAGTATGCCTTGAATCTTTTGTTGCGCTCTAGTATTACTGACTTTGCTACAGCTCCAACACTAGTCAATCCCAATGTTTGCTTGACTCTGTTTGATGGAATTCCACTTGAGGATACCAGTCTCTATTGTCATCTTGTCGGCAGTCTTATTTATTTGACAATCACTCGTCCTGACATTGCATATGTTGTTCACATTGTTAGTCAGTTCATGGCTGCCCTTCGGACCATTCATTTTACTGCTGTTCTTTGTATCCTCCGTTATGTCAAAG AACTCTTGTGGCTTCGTTGGCTTCTTGCTGATATAGGAGTTCCTCAGTCGTCTGCCACTATACTTCACTGTGACAATCGTAGTGCCATTCagattgctcacaatgatgtTTTTCAAGAACGCACCAAACATATTGAGAATGATTGTCACTTTGTTTGTCATCATCTCTTGAGCGAAACTTTGATGTTACGCTCTATTTCCACCGCTGAGCAACCAACCGACATTCTCACCAAAGCGTTGCCTCCTG AGATTGAAGATGGAAATGTAGAGGAAATTGATCATGATGAGAAGGAAAAG GATTTTGAAGTTGATGGACAAGAAATTGAAGTTCAAGAAcaagaagttgaagaagaaattttgattgaagaagaagaagaacttgAATAA